Proteins from a genomic interval of Paenibacillus lentus:
- a CDS encoding ABC transporter ATP-binding protein: protein MMRWFRKTVKSEQSDDVSAISYEPPQEDHHDQLDEAEPGQEEIAATNVSTTEPGDIEKSVDSSETILSVREVHRMFPVGGTELHVLKGINMEVRSGQLVMLKGRSGSGKTTLLNMLGGLDQPSKGEILFCGQPLHQLSDDKRTILRRDQIGFIFQAYALLPLLSAWENVELSLRMAGVPSSQWKERVTQCLELVGLGKRMFHRPFEMSGGEQQRVAIAKAIAHRPKLLLADEPTANLDSQMGAQVMAVFKNIIHTEQVTICMTTHDPTILEVADHVYEMVDGKFIE, encoded by the coding sequence ATGATGCGATGGTTTCGCAAAACTGTAAAATCAGAACAATCCGATGATGTCAGCGCAATCTCATATGAACCGCCGCAAGAGGATCATCATGATCAGCTTGACGAGGCGGAACCTGGTCAGGAAGAAATTGCCGCCACAAATGTGTCGACAACGGAACCCGGGGATATTGAAAAATCCGTCGATTCTTCGGAAACTATTTTGTCTGTAAGGGAGGTTCACCGGATGTTTCCGGTAGGCGGGACTGAGCTTCATGTGCTAAAGGGCATCAACATGGAGGTTCGGTCTGGCCAGCTTGTGATGCTTAAGGGAAGATCCGGCTCCGGGAAAACGACGCTGCTTAACATGCTGGGCGGACTGGATCAGCCCTCGAAAGGAGAAATTCTGTTTTGCGGGCAACCGCTGCATCAGCTTAGCGATGACAAGCGTACGATTCTGCGCCGTGATCAGATCGGATTCATCTTTCAGGCCTACGCCTTACTGCCGCTCTTATCGGCATGGGAGAATGTAGAGCTGTCGCTGCGTATGGCAGGCGTGCCTTCCAGCCAATGGAAGGAGCGTGTAACGCAGTGTCTTGAACTGGTTGGACTTGGAAAAAGAATGTTTCATCGCCCATTCGAAATGTCCGGAGGAGAGCAGCAGCGCGTAGCGATTGCCAAAGCGATTGCACATCGCCCTAAGCTGCTATTAGCCGATGAGCCTACGGCGAACTTGGATTCTCAGATGGGCGCGCAGGTGATGGCTGTATTCAAAAATATCATACATACGGAACAAGTGACGATTTGTATGACTACTCATGATCCTACAATCCTGGAGGTAGCAGACCATGTTTATGAAATGGTGGATGGAAAATTTATCGAATAG